Within the Hevea brasiliensis isolate MT/VB/25A 57/8 chromosome 2, ASM3005281v1, whole genome shotgun sequence genome, the region GAATGTTAAAATGGATGTCTGGTAACATGATAATTGATAAGATTAAGAATAAACACATCTGCTAGAGAGTGCATATAACACATAAGGGGGATAAAATTAGAGAAAGTCAATTAAGATGGTTTGGTTATGTATAATGTAGAGCATTGAATGTCCTAGTATAGAATTGTGATAAGTTAGTGGTGAAACGAGTGAAAAAGGAAATTGGGAGACCTAAAATAACATAGGAGGAAGtttatcacgacccaacctatgggccggactggcagtAGGACCTGAGTCGgcataaagcccccaaggcccgtagtaagccttactgttctcaaactcatgatcaggcccacaatttaggcccaatatgcatataaaataatttaaattaaactgttataattttaattcGGGCCAACTTcacccagtaattatcagaaactaaaattaggggagcccagctcaaccctgttacatcatttacaaactatttaaaactcataaaaaattttcatttgttaatacaaaaacttaaattcatggtcTCTGACAGGATTAATGCTAGTACTAGTACATgtggagttctaaattacaaatttagctaataataatacagttaagtaatTTTTTCATAACTTGCGGGAAAAGGAACAGGCTATTCTGAAAAAAGTCTcgtcctgtagcctggaaaaatatggtgaacaggagtgagcgttcgactcagagagtaaaataccaattttaactgtAATCTCTAtatctatctaaaactaatgcaccatgtggagtgaaatgcaacatcgtcataattttcatacaattcatatcataacagcaaaaaggcaatttggagcacttacaCGCCCAACTctttcaaacaatacatatatgggagctgatcccctatacagccctcttaatccaacctctgccagcgagtgtctctcaagccggactttcgcttaataagccAAATGCGGGGTTTCAGCGAGTGTCTTTCAAGCtgcgtctaccccgaaggaccatatcctagcgagtgtctctcaagccgtgtctacctgtcctgtccatatccaatatcataccacacgcacgccacacacacacactgctccaaattaccacaaacaatatccatggcacttcaacaattatgaatgcaatataaaacgtgtttattgtttaactacatagatacatatttataagtgatgcatgggcatgcttgaacatataataatattgaaattataattaaaattaatattttactcacagtacaccagagGTTATTATGGCTGTTGGGTGgaagaaaatagctgacctcaatcacctagataattatattatagatttattagtactaattcaAAATAACACTCTAAAGaaacaatagacagcctaattcatgtcggaaattcggcagagtctcccctatacctaggatctacccaacctgcaagaagatttaaataacacttctaatccgcaaatcacacaatcacaacCCAATCACATCAGAAAGCCCCTCCTGGGCTCACCTAAACAGTCAACagtcataaacttgaaaatttacgttttagtccctataattgacatttcataaaaattcactccgacaagctctaaaaattctaaaattttgctccgcgatccttagcaatattatagagctaacgcaaaaggaattataattttttgatcatctacgaatattttatgaattttattctaaatcagtATTAGCaaaaaatgagcaacttggagttcgggtttacctatgccaattctgacacctggaacgcATCCAGAACgtttgaaaatgctaggattgactataatatcgatcACGTTCTGAGACGGGCCGTCGGGCAGCCGAATTTGGCTGAAAATGCAGTCCCAATGCCGGTGAGCTTTCCTCGATACTatcgcacctaaattaagtctaaattttgTTAAtacttattataaaattatttttaaattttaggaatcgaaaaagttcgaaaatctcatcaagcgatctggaccgtccgattatcgcctttttcaaacagtgtccgatcggagcgggaccagtcctatctcgaagatgTTGTcatcctgagtccatcggtggcttCGCATTTCCGATCCGACGGTCGGATTGCCAGAAAAGTGGCCGGAAAGCCACTGTCgtcactttctctctcctctttctctctcttcgtttcttgtcggaaaactccattaaaaccGGCGAGTCTTGGTCAGACGAGGAACCCAGTGCTGCCAGAAGCTTGCTGCCGACGTCCCCTGTCTTCCTGTCGTCGGAGATGGCCGGAAACGGCCTTGGATGGTCCTCTCCCCATCGCACAGGTTCCTCTCCTTTCTCTCTTCATTCCGGGGGCTGAGGGAGCTTTGGCCGGCGTCCGTGGCTACTGGAGGTGGACTGGTCGACGCTGGAGTGGTCACCGGTAGGGGGTCTCTCACCGACAAGGAGAAAAacgagagggaggagagagagtcggggagagagagaaggagagctGGGGGGGGGGGTGCTGCGTTTTTgggtttctgtttttttttttaacttctaattACACTATTAGTCCCTCAAGTTTCATGAGTTATTCACTTAAgtctaaatttttaattctttgaaattttagctttcaatttaaaacaataataataataataataataataataataataataataataataataataatatatgaaaaacaaaatgatacccatttaataaaaattaccattgtgaaaatattaatttaaattcatgaataaaatatcaatagattACCAggtcaataaaagaaaaataaaatatgtttATTAGAAAAATTGGGTTGTTACAAAGTTGTATCAAAAGATCCACAATTTTTGGATATTGATGCAAAATTGACTTCAAACATAGTTGAATATCAAAAAAGATCCATATAGTGGACTACAActaattttgcattaatttataGTTATTGTTATATTTTAAGTTTCTAAAACATGAATATAACAcactattttttttaaaagaaaacaaAGGTAGAGTTCTGTTAATATGTCTAGATGATATTTAAATTGATTAGGCTATAAATTTGCCAAGGCTCTCATTTTTAATTCCCTGCACCAATGTTGGTTTCTAGatgatatattttttaatattgctTTCGATTCCTTTGTTATATAGTTTTTGCAGGAAGCCATGACTTTTCGAATTAGAACCAAGGTGCTTACATGTTTTCAATACATTATATTCAAAGTTGATTCAATCTACTGGGTGAATCAAGTTGCGTATTTCCCATGCCATATGCATGTATGTTATGTTTGTGAGAGTAATGTTAATGTCAATAAGATcggcaatataatcataattttggTCTCTTTTCCTGGCACTAACAGGAAATTTTTTTTCCATGTAGGTTCTTGTGAGGAATATTCCTCCGGATCCTGATGAATCAGTCACCGAGCATGTTGAGCATTTCTTTTGTGTAAATCATCCTGATCATTATCTTACTCATCAGGTGTATATTCAATAAGCTATGTCtattataatagtttaattgGTAAAAGAATAGCACATAATGTGGCAAAAatgtattaaaaaaataagaCTTTAACATAAAGACATCAATTATTAATAAGTGAAACTGTGAAAGTTTCTTTAAACTAGAGTACATTTGTATGCATCAACATTTGTTTCCAACTTATTTGCAACTAAAGTTTTATGATCTATCCACAATTCATATTTCTTAGGTAGTATACAATGCAAATAAGCTTGCAAACCTGGTTGCAAAGAAGAAGAGTTTGCAGAATTGGTTAACATACTACCAGAATAAATATGAGAGAAATCCTTTGAGCAGGCCTACTACAAAGGTATATTTTTGGTAAACTATTTTTCTTGGTTGTATACTCTACATTTCTTTTCTTAATGTGGCATTTCTAAATAGAATATCTGTTTCTTTTTAATTATCACTGTATGTCTATCTATAGACAGGCTTCTGGGGTCTTTGGGGAACTAGAGTGGATGCGATTGACTTCTATACTGTTGAGATTGGAAAGCTTAATGAAGAAGTATGACTTTTATGTGCTATTTTGATGATTCATCATTTGATGTACCATTTGCTCTTCAAGATTATGTTCCATCATTACATTATTCTTTTATAATATTTGTTATTGCATTTGCTACTACTGCTGTTATTATCATCTACCATGTTTAAGCATCAGGCAACAATTTTATGTGAGCCCTTGAGTTTCCATATCTTTTTCTGCTTGTGAGACAAGATGGGCTGTTGTTTTAGTGTGGACAGGCCCATCACCTACAACAGTATTTGCTTTGGTGGAAATCCATTGGCCTTATTCCTCTTCAAATAACTTATTGAAGTTTAgggttcttttttttaattttttctaaaaAGTATGACAAGGAAGATGATCATATAAAAGTAGGTAATGATTCGGATATTATCGATTGAGTTGGAATAAACTATAAATTAATTGTTCAACAAAAGAAACCTTGGGTCTTGCTATCAATTATTAATGCAATATATGGCAAACTTTATGAAAATATAGAATTTTGTTTCCCTATAAATGTAAATAACCAAGGATAGTTGTTAGATTAAAAAGGATAAATGGAAGCAACAAAGTGTTAAGAGTCAGAGAAGGCTCTTTTGAAAATTGAAAAAGGGAAAGTGAGTTGGCGTGGTAACATCATGTGTAATAACGATAAGAAGCAACATAAGAGAAATATGTTCTCCATGACAATTTTCCTATCTTCAAAATGTGACCCAATGAGTAATTGAATGACATTACACTGATATTGTTTGTTTTGAATAACAACTAATTTTATGCCTCTTCAAACTATCAAATTTTTTTCCTAATCTAACATTTGTTTTGTATCATGCTAGTTacctttctatttttttttttccttaggaAGTTGGACAATATATATAGTTGTGTTTCAAAAAGTTTAAACACTAAGCACATGATTTGCTGTCAATATATATTAGAAATGGGTTTGCCGTTTTAAGgtaccaaattttttttttatgttcatGGATGTGCATATATGCTTCGTGCTtccaatatattattattttctttttctttggtaCTAATAACCTGTTGATTATCAAGGAGATCAGGGCAGTATTTAAAAAAACGGAATCCAGACTCTTGGCATTTgtttttgaaataaaaaatatgaaCATAATTAGTGTATGTGGATTTTACTATTGTTTTCTACAACATAATATGAaggagaccaaaaaaaaaaaaatcaatataaaaGCACATTTTTTTTATGTTCTGATGTATGAAACTTTCATGCAGGAAGATAAAGAAAGAGAAAGGGTTATAAGTGATCCTAATGCTATAGTTCCAGTAGCATTTGTTTCATTCAAATCCCGATGGGGAGCAGCTGTCTGTGCTCAAACTCAGCAAACAAGTAACCCAACAATTTGGTTGACTGAAAGAGCTCCTGAGCCTCGTGATGTTTATTGGGATAATCTCGCAATACCATACGTTGAACTCACGATTCGAAGACTGCTTATGGCTCTTGGTCTTTTTTTCCTGATTTTCTTTTTCATGATTCCTATAGCAATTGTTCAGTCTATGGCCAGTATTCAGGGGATAGAGAAGGTTCTTCCTTTCTTGAAACCTTTAATAGAAATGTAAGCTTTTCTTCCCTTTTAGTTAAGCTTTCCTTTTGAATGCTTACAGCTTTTTTGACTTGGTTAATAGGAAATTAAGTTTTTGAAGTGCTAATATCTTCAAAATGTTTTCTTTGCATCTTGAAGTGTTTTTTCTGTCTCATCCATATTATCCTAAGCTAACCCACTTTATAGATGAAAATCTTATATAACCAAATAATATATTaccaaaataaaaagttaatggattttattttaattttaattttgagtagTCTTAGCAATGAATTTATGCGAATTAGTGCTTCGTTTAGCATTTGAGcttcattttaaaatatcatttcCTCTTAATGATCGACTGAAATACATTTGTAATATAACCATACTTGTATTCATGCATATCCAAAATATGATTGATTAACCTTTTGTTTGTTTACTTTATGATAAgtagaattataatttccaattaTTTGGTAATCAAATCTCTGCTATTGGCAATTTTATTGCAGAGAATCTGTTAAGTCTTTAATCCAGGGAATCCTTCCAGGCATTGCTCTGAAGATATTTCTTATTGTACTTCCAATAATTCTCATGATTATGTCCAAAATAGAAGGATTTACATCTCTCTCATCTTTGGATAGGCGATCAGCTGCAAAGTATCATTTGTTTCTACTTGTTAATGTGTTTGTTGGCAGCATTATAACAGGAACAGCAATGGATCAGCTTAAAACTTTCCTTAATCAATCTGCAACAGAGTATGTTCCACAACGTAATTGGTCTTTCAGAAATATGTAACTATGCACAGTTCAGCAAACTGTTAGATACACCATGTTTTTTAAATGCATATGGTTAAATAGAGATTATGGATTAGAGATTATTTCAaccctcaatcttcttttctaatttACCAAGAGGAATGTTCCTCTTGTTCTATTATTAATCCACTTGCTTCAAATGTTCTTTATGGGAAGCAAGTCTCCAATATTAAGACTTTTTAATAAGAGTTTTTATTTTGCTCTTCAGGATTCCGAAAACCATCGGAGTGTCAATCCCACTAAAAGCCACCTTCTTTATTACTTATATAATGGTTGATGGCTGGGCGGCAATTGCTGCAGAGATCCTTAGATTGGTACCATTAATCAAGTTCCATTTGAAGAACACATTTCTAGTTAAGACAGAGCAAGATAGGGATCAAGCAATGGATCCTGGTGGTGTGGACTTTGCAGCATCTGAACCTCGAATACAATTTTATTTCTTATTGGGAATTGTTTATGCTGCTGTGACACCCTTGCTTCTTCCTTTCATCATcgtattcttttctttttcctatgTGGTATTTCGTCATCAGGTACAATAGCTGATTAAAAAGGCTTTTCTATTTAATGTTCTAACACATTAAACATAGGAAAAGCATATTGACAGTAATGTACTACAAACgacaattatttctctttttttggAACATTTAGCACTCTTTTCAACAACATTAACTATCTGATAGAGACACACTATTCATAGTTCACATTCTGTACTACTTAATACCAGAGGGAATTTTTCTTTACTTGCCATATCACTTCATAAAATCATTGGTTTGATTAGTACGAGTCATATAAATGCTCTCATTTAAAATcatcatgaaatttaaatatttggaTGTACTTATGGTTCTTTGCTTCTTATTGCTAGATTATTAATGTATATAACCAAAAATATGAGAGTGGAGCTGCATTCTGGCCAGATGTGCATCAACGTTTGATAATTGGATTAGTAATATCTCAACTTCTTTTGTTGGGATTAATGAGCACAAAGGATGCTGAGGAATTAATGCCACTGCTTGTTACACTTCCTATTCTGACGATTTGGTTCCATGTATTCTGCAAGGGGCGTTTTGAATCTGCATTTGTAAAATTCCCACTACAGGTTGGTGAGAAATGATTATATTTGTTAAAGTTTTATTGTTGGAAGGTACTTCTGAAAGGAAACTCTAAGACTCTGATCTAGAAGATGTTTAAGATAATGTGATTGCTTCTTGAGATTGTTATCATTAACTGTTATATTTTGCTAAAAGATGACCTTGCATAACTAACTTATTAATGAATTTGAGACTATGTTAAGCAAAGTATGGTGAGGCCAACATTAGGTACATGGCTGTTTAGCAATCCCTAATGGGATACCATCGGTATTGTTAGAATCTGATATCATTTTGGGTACCTTAGTAAAATAAagctaataaaatatttttgttcTTCAAGATTTGTATGTGATTATTTGAGTGAATGGTCATGACCTATTTGGCATTGTAATCACAGGATGCAATGGTGAGGGATACACTTGAACGAGCTACAAATCCAAACCTAAACTTGAAACTTTATCTTCACGATGCATACGTACATCCAGTTTTCAAGGGTGGTGAACTAGAGAGAACACATATTATCAATGAAGAAGAAGCCATTATGCTTGTTACAACAAGAAGGAATGCTCAAAAGAGTCATAGTAAATAAGTTCTGATATCAGTGCCAGAGCTGGTCCATAGGACTAGGGGAATATTCTAATGGTTATTCAATTCTAATATgatatttattatattacatttatgTATATGCTTTTAATTGATATGAAAGGATGGAAGAATTAAGTATGATTTACAAGCCATTTTCCACAAATTCTCATAAAATGTGACATgtacagcttgtttttctttttatGGAAGTTGTTTATGCTGAAAATTTGTTCACCCAATGATTTTATATAGATAAGCATATCAAATATCTCGCATCCAAGATCAGCTAGCACATAGCTTATGGCTTTGGTGAACGAGAATTGTAGAAGAATGGGTCAGGTTTCATCTTTGTATTTTTCGAGTTTTCAATATTGTTCAATTTCTATGTTAGAGCCTTAAGCTAAGCAGAAAATGAGTACAACCGATTTGTTTGTATGTGGATGGTCTTGATTATTTCTTGCAGTTAGAACATCCCTTGCCAAGAATCCCCGTTGACTTGATATCTGAAGATTGGCTAGGAAATATTTCCCTGTAAGTACTGAAGTTCCTACACGTTCATTGTTTGTGGCAAGCTCTAGGTTAGTTGTCCTAGTTATCCTTTTCAAAATGTCACTCAAGAAATCAATGTTTCATTAAAGTGAAACTGTAGTTCGGCTatcctttaaaataaattagctACAATTGATTTTTTACACAATTATatttgatttatatttttttaaaataattttttaattaaaaaattaaatttatttattttgaatataaaaattaacaaaaaaaaaattaattaaattaattattgtaAAATTCTAATTTCCAAATAAGGGAAATGAATCACTATGTCTTACCCCTTTGTATGTGTAcatagtttattattattattattattattattattaatgagtactgaatttgaattCAATCTCATCCAATAAACATAactttcttaaaaaaataaattgtaatttacttgaattcatataaataaatatgtttatatgatatataaatgtttatatatataatataagcaTTTTAATGCGATTTTTCAATTCATAGAAGAATTGAGAATATTTTAAATAGATTTGAATCCAATTAATAAttgccaaatgtattgaaatcaAATGTTAATCCATTGTTGAATGATTTAAATTATGACTTCCTATTGGGAAAAGTTATCTTTTTGCATAGTAAAACTCGCAAAGataattcattttaaaattaaaaaaataaataaagaaaactatGGCGTCTTAAATCAGCTACACTAACGCTGCGTTGTGCGGTCCTTAGAAGCGCTATAAAATCCACGCACTGTCAATTTCAACGCCGTTTCCAATTAGCTTTGATCTCCCATAcacattctctctctctccccatcAGTCTCAGTATTCGGGTTGATAGCaaatctctctccctctctctctctctctctctctctcagtatTCCAGTTGATAGCAAAGTTATTAATGTAAGTTCAAATTCCTCCTCCTTTATTTATGGAGTTCGTCTTCTTCGATCATTTAATTAATACGTATCAACTTCTCGCTTTCTGCTTTGCTACCGTGGATAAACTTCTTGGAAACTTATTTTTcacttttttcttttaattttaatttagaaatCCGACAATGGGGGCAGTTCAATTTATTCAGATGTGATATGTTTGGATGTACATGGGATTTTGAAAGTTTTTCCTCTGcgtttatttatttacttttgtAGGAATTTCTGTTTGTTTATTAATGCATAAGTAAATAGCCAGTCTCTGATCATTTGGACCTGATTCTGTAGGCTTCTGTTAATTTTTCGTCGCCAAGGTATTGTTTGAATTGctagtgaagtgaatagtagTTGAGATTATGTTTAACGTATTAGAGGGATGAAAATGGGTTCTTATACATCTAAAACCATTTTTAATTTTGCTCAAATTCGTTTGATGAAGTAATTGCAATTCTTTCTAATTTCAAACAGGATACCGCTTCTGTGGAAGACCTCCTTCCTTCCTTAAAAGGATTTTTGTTTAATTATCTACTTTTACGGGGAGACATGGCAACTCTTCCTCTATCCCTTGCGAAGAGTCCTTGCTTCTATAGCTGTAGAGCTGTGGAGTCATCAAAATTGACAGTCACCGCGCATTACATCTCTGGCAAAAAATTGGCACTAGGCTTAGGGGGAATGGATGTAGAAAAAGGGCTCTTGGTCGGAGAAGTTGCACAAAATGTCAGAAAAGCTCTGCATGGGAATCTTAGTTCAAGAGAATTTGCTGCAGCAAGGGTCCCAGTTCAGCAAACTGAACAAATATTTTCCACAACTTCTGAAGTTGATGAACTTAAAAAGGTATCAACTTATCTGTTTAGGACGCAAAATGGTGGTAATGTGAAAGTTTTTGTTAGAAAGAAAAATGCCAAATACGCACTTTATATTGAGGTTTCATCCTTGGAACTGGGTACTAGTGACTATAGGCTGGTGCTTACTTGGGGAATATATAGATCTGATTCATCATGTTTCATGCCACTGGATTCTCAACATTTGGACCCAGGTGCCAGGACCATGGATACTCCATTTGTACAGAATACTTTTGGTAGATTTTCACTTGAATTGGAGTTTGAAGCAAAACAAACTCCCTTCTATCTCTCATTTCTGCTGAAATGTATGTTTAATAGTAATTCAAGTGGCTCAGAGATCAGGAACCATAAGAAAGCAAAATTTTCCGTCCCAATTGGTTTTAGTTCAGGTTATCCAGATCCACTAGGTCTTTCCTTTTCAACTGATGGTTCCATGAATTTTGCATTTTTTTCAAGAAATGCGGAAGGCATGGTTCTATGCTTTTATGATGACTCTACAACAGACAAACCTGCTTTAGAGCTTGATCTAGATCCACATGTTAATCGATCAGGCGATGTCTGGCACGCCTCACTGGAAGGCGCATGGACATTTTCAAGCTATGGTTACCGATGCAAGGGAGGTATTCTTCAGGGAGAAACAGGTAAAGTTTATGTAGAGCGTGTTCTTTTGGATCCATATGCTAGAATCATTGTTAACTCCACAGCGAATCATGGATCTGGTTTGTCACCAAAGTATATTGGACGATTATGTGAGGAACCTGCTTTTGAATGGAGTGATGATGTTCATCCAAACTTGGACATGGAGAAACTAATTGTTTATCGATTGAATGTGAAGCGTTTTACTGAGCACAAGTCTAGTCAGCTATCTAGTGATATCGCAGGCACCTTTGCTGGCTTGACTGAGAAGTTGAACCATATAAAAAATCTTGGTGTAAATGCAGTTTTATTAGAGCCAATATTTCCATTTGATGAACAAAAGGGGCCATTTTTTCCACGTCACTTCTTTTCACCATCAAGCCTATATGGGCCTTCTGGTGGCTCTATACCTGCTATTATCTCAatgaaggagatggtgaagcaatTGCATGCCAATGGGATCGAGGTTTTACTGGAAGTTGTTTTCACCCATACTGCTGAGGGTGGAGCACTGCAAGGAATTGATGACTTCTCCTATTATTATGCAAATAGAGCTCTAGAGTTGGAATCAAGAAATGCTTTGAATTGTAATTATCCTGTTGTTCAAAGAATGATTTTAGATAGTCTTCGGCACTGGGTGACTGAGTTTCACATTGATGGTTTCTGTTTTATAAATGCTTCATTTCTACAGAGAGGGTTTCATGGTGAAATTTTATCTCGCCCTCCCTTGGTTGAAGCAATTGCTTTTGATCCACTACTCTCAAAGACCAAGATCATTGCAGACTGCTGGGACCCTGAAGACATCACACCCAAGGAAACCTGCTTTCCTCATTGGAAAAGATGGGCAGAGATGAATGCAAAATTTTGTTTTGATGTAAGAAACTTTTTGAGAGGTGAAAGTCTTCTTAGTGACCTTGCAACAAGGCTTTGTGGGAGTGGAGACATCTTTTCAAGTGGTCGAGGGCCtgctttttcttttaattatattgCCAGGAACTCTGGACTTACTCTAGTGGACTTGGTAAGCTTCAGTAGAGGTAAGCTAGCCTCAGAATTAAGCTGGAATTGTGGAGAAGAAGGACCTACAAACAAAATTCCTGTCCTTGAAAGAAGACTTAAACAAATTCGTAACTATCTCTTTATTCTTTATGTTTCATTAGGTGTACCTGTTCTTAATATGGGAGATGAGTGTGGCCAATCTTCAAAGGGTTCCATTTCATATGGTGACAGAAAACCCTTTGATTGGAA harbors:
- the LOC110665497 gene encoding isoamylase 2, chloroplastic isoform X1, giving the protein MATLPLSLAKSPCFYSCRAVESSKLTVTAHYISGKKLALGLGGMDVEKGLLVGEVAQNVRKALHGNLSSREFAAARVPVQQTEQIFSTTSEVDELKKVSTYLFRTQNGGNVKVFVRKKNAKYALYIEVSSLELGTSDYRLVLTWGIYRSDSSCFMPLDSQHLDPGARTMDTPFVQNTFGRFSLELEFEAKQTPFYLSFLLKCMFNSNSSGSEIRNHKKAKFSVPIGFSSGYPDPLGLSFSTDGSMNFAFFSRNAEGMVLCFYDDSTTDKPALELDLDPHVNRSGDVWHASLEGAWTFSSYGYRCKGGILQGETGKVYVERVLLDPYARIIVNSTANHGSGLSPKYIGRLCEEPAFEWSDDVHPNLDMEKLIVYRLNVKRFTEHKSSQLSSDIAGTFAGLTEKLNHIKNLGVNAVLLEPIFPFDEQKGPFFPRHFFSPSSLYGPSGGSIPAIISMKEMVKQLHANGIEVLLEVVFTHTAEGGALQGIDDFSYYYANRALELESRNALNCNYPVVQRMILDSLRHWVTEFHIDGFCFINASFLQRGFHGEILSRPPLVEAIAFDPLLSKTKIIADCWDPEDITPKETCFPHWKRWAEMNAKFCFDVRNFLRGESLLSDLATRLCGSGDIFSSGRGPAFSFNYIARNSGLTLVDLVSFSRGKLASELSWNCGEEGPTNKIPVLERRLKQIRNYLFILYVSLGVPVLNMGDECGQSSKGSISYGDRKPFDWNALSTGFGIQMTQFISFLISLRMRRSDVLQKRNFVKEENIDWHGRDQSPPRWEDWSCKFLAMTLKSDKAESKLSSESSNTKGDLFMAFNAYAHSESVILPPVPEGMTWRRLVDTALPFPGFFSKDGEPVVEQMAGLIAYEMKSHSCTLFEAASLDG
- the LOC110665497 gene encoding isoamylase 2, chloroplastic isoform X2 — its product is MATLPLSLAKSPCFYSCRAVESSKLTVTAHYISGKKLALGLGGMDVEKGLLVGEVAQNVRKALHGNLSSREFAAARVPVQQTEQIFSTTSEVDELKKVSTYLFRTQNGGNVKVFVRKKNAKYALYIEVSSLELGTSDYRLVLTWGIYRSDSSCFMPLDSQHLDPGARTMDTPFVQNTFGRFSLELEFEAKQTPFYLSFLLKCMFNSNSSGSEIRNHKKAKFSVPIGFSSGYPDPLGLSFSTDGSMNFAFFSRNAEGMVLCFYDDSTTDKPALELDLDPHVNRSGDVWHASLEGAWTFSSYGYRCKGGILQGETGKVYVERVLLDPYARIIVNSTANHGSGLSPKYIGRLCEEPAFEWSDDVHPNLDMEKLIVYRLNVKRFTEHKSSQLSSDIAGTFAGLTEKLNHIKNLGVNAVLLEPIFPFDEQKGPFFPRHFFSPSSLYGPSGGSIPAIISMKEMVKQLHANGIEVLLEVVFTHTAEGGALQGIDDFSYYYANRALELESRNALNCNYPVVQRMILDSLRHWVTEFHIDGFCFINASFLQRGFHGEILSRPPLVEAIAFDPLLSKTKIIADCWDPEDITPKETCFPHWKRWAEMNAKFCFDVRNFLRGESLLSDLATRLCGSGDIFSSGRGPAFSFNYIARNSGLTLVDLVSFSRGVPVLNMGDECGQSSKGSISYGDRKPFDWNALSTGFGIQMTQFISFLISLRMRRSDVLQKRNFVKEENIDWHGRDQSPPRWEDWSCKFLAMTLKSDKAESKLSSESSNTKGDLFMAFNAYAHSESVILPPVPEGMTWRRLVDTALPFPGFFSKDGEPVVEQMAGLIAYEMKSHSCTLFEAASLDG